TGCGCCGGAGTCACCACCGCCGAGCAGTATGTCGCCACCGTTGGCAACGCAGCCGTTCTCGCCAGCCTCAACTCCTCATGTGGCTCCGATCTCGCCGACCTGTCGGTCTGCTCCagctgcctcgccgccgctatCGACGCCTTAGGTAgactcgtcgccgccgcggcgaaggcAACAAATCCGCAAAACTGTTTCTACCTCACCGTCCTTTACGCCGCCGGCATCTCCAGTTCTGCCGGCCCTACCTCCCCCGGCACAGCCAACTGCGCCCTCGGCCTCGCACTCTCCACCCCTTCGGCCTCTTCTTCGCCGACGTCCAGCTCCAACCAcaccgtcaccgtcgccatcCCAGTCGCTTCCGTCCTGCTCGTCTCCCTCATAGCAGCGCTACTTgtttggaggaggaggcaggacAGCAACAAGAGAAAGAGCCGCGGTTTCTCCGACGAGCGGCGGATGTCGCGCCCTCGGCCGAATGTCGGCTCGGTTCTTTTCAGCATGGGCGAGCTGGCGAAGGCGACCTGCGGGTTCGCCGAGCGGAACCTCATCGGCCGCGGCGGGTTTGGCGTCGTGTACCGCGGCGCGCTCGACGACGGGTCCGTGGTCGCCGTCAAGAAGATGCTCGACCCGGACATGGAGGGCGGGGACGAGGAGTTCACCAACGAGGTGGAGATCATCAGCCACCTCCGTCACCGGAACCTCGTGCCGCTGCGCGGGTGCTGCAttgccgacgacgacgccgacgaagGCAAGCAGATGTTCCTCGTGTACGACTACATGCCGAACGGCTCGCTCGACCACTACATCTTccaggacggcggcgagggaggacggcggccggcgctgTCGTGGACGCAGCGGCGGGGCGTGATCCTGGACGTGGCGAGGGGGCTCGAGTACCTGCACCACGGCGTCAAGCCGGGGATCTACCACCGGGACATCAAGGCGACCAACATACTCCTCGACGCCGACATGCGGGCGCGCGTGGCGGACTTCGGCCTGGCACGCCGGAGCCGGGAGGGGCAGTCCCACCTCACGACGCGCGTGGCAGGCACGCACGGCTACCTCTCGCCGGAGTACGCGCTCTACGGGCAGCTCACCGAGAAGAGcgacgtgtacagcttcggCGTGCTGGTGCTCGAGGTGAtgagcggccggcgcgcgctCGACCTCTCCGACCCGTCGGGCGTCGTGCTGATCACCGACTGGGCGTGGACGCTCGTCAAGGCCGGCCGCGCGCCGGAGGTGATCGCCGAGGCGCTGCGCGAGCGGGAGGGCCCGGCCGGGGTTCACGCCATGGAGAGGTTCGTGCTCGTCGGGATCCTGTGCGCGCACGTCACGGTGGCGTGCCGCCCCACCATGCCGGAGGCGCTGAGGATGCTGGAAGGGGACATGGACATGCCCGACTTGCCGGAACGGCCGCAGCCGTACGGCCAAAGGATGGCGTTCGACGAAGGTGAAGGCAATTTCAGCGTCTCGTCGGTGTTGGGCGGTCCGTTCATGGACTTCGGCGACATGCTCCGATAAACCGATGGCCTCGGCAGTGGTATCAACCGTTGATGGATGCAACGTGAAATCCCTCTGTTCTAtactataagactttttgaatttacttagattcatctatgtatcaatgtatgtgttatatatgtgtttagatttattaacacacatatgaatttagtcgatattagaaaatcttataatatataacggAGAGAATATTTGGATCCGGAGACATGGATCTGCAATTTTACATGCGTATATATGCAACACTTTTACAACAAAATGCTGAGTAACAGAAGTTCAGAGTCCCGCATCAACATTAATTGATGTCAATGGAAGTTAAATGACTGACTTTGTGCTGAATGCTAATTACATTTTGCATATGATGTATACTTTAGTTTGCAAGTACTAACTAACTGATGCCAAGATCCACATACTcctatcacattttttttttttaatgaaactcCGTAGCTGACAGTGTACTATCTTGTGTTGAAACTCAAGCGAAACGAGGGATGTCAGCCGTTAGATCTCGCTAGATCAACGGTTAGGATATGGTACCGCCTCCCCCTGTTGGACAGTAAAAATTCTCCAAGAAACCAAGCTTTGATACATTGTTTGCTACGATGACAAACTATTCACCGTTTGACAAATGCAGTGATAACACAAATCACACTTACTGATATCTGAGGTAGCCCCCATGGCTGGTGCCATCTACCATGAGGGCAGACCGGCAAGCAAGGAGCTTCTACTAGAGATAAACTATATATTGGCACTGGCACACCAAGCAACTTACATATGACATGTATGTTCAATAGTTCATCGAAACAGACGTGAAACAGAGATACAGTTGGCAATGCATTAGGATACAAGCCAGTGGTGTGTGAGATAACCAGATGAAGTGGCGGGGGGCGATTTAGCAGCTTATTAGTTGTTTTCCTGCAGGTTGGGGTGGCTGGGCTGCACGCGGAAGGTGATTGGCATCTGGGCCGCAAAGTCCCTGTCTGGATGGTACCCAAGCTCAAGATCTCTCATGCTCCCGCTCAGCGCTATATCTTGCTGATGCTGCATGAGAAGGATTAAAAACAATGTCTTAGGTAAGGGAGTATCTGACAGACAAACTACCACAGCAGGTATAGTAGCTTTATCTGACAGACAAACTAATTTAGTTGCTTTATCTCTGTGGGCTTTGACAATATTGCTAGTACAAGGTAAAGcaaaagttgttgttggaaatGAGTAATGTAAAACTAAAACCAGGATATAAGAAGGCATTTAAATCCTCTGATTGCTTCATAAGTTAGTACTACAGAATGTTGCCAACTTCCATAACTGATGTAGTGATCGTTGGGGGTTTTAGTATCTTAggaatttcatttgttttccttATAGAACATATAAAATTCTCACTGAGAAAAATGCTGGTCGAAATTTTGACGACAAGCGTTCAAACAATGGCCTCACTGAATCAATGTGCAAACGTAGCTTACATGGTGAATATAAGTGAACTGGTATGCAAACaatttatcttgaagtttaAGTTCAACAAGCGTTACAAGCCAGACCATTCTGCAAAGTTAC
This is a stretch of genomic DNA from Oryza brachyantha chromosome 1, ObraRS2, whole genome shotgun sequence. It encodes these proteins:
- the LOC102710267 gene encoding probable receptor-like protein kinase At1g11050, giving the protein MAIAWALLRLAAVVVVVTCEASPAVEAAGGGNSSAACPLDLGYVREFPWDRAPCMPPVANQTACCTTLVSVLGVGLAARLRSTGHFRLPSADASAACLRAFSDELASPPLSLPDTIVPACWPVPSQLAISPSYCAGVTTAEQYVATVGNAAVLASLNSSCGSDLADLSVCSSCLAAAIDALGRLVAAAAKATNPQNCFYLTVLYAAGISSSAGPTSPGTANCALGLALSTPSASSSPTSSSNHTVTVAIPVASVLLVSLIAALLVWRRRQDSNKRKSRGFSDERRMSRPRPNVGSVLFSMGELAKATCGFAERNLIGRGGFGVVYRGALDDGSVVAVKKMLDPDMEGGDEEFTNEVEIISHLRHRNLVPLRGCCIADDDADEGKQMFLVYDYMPNGSLDHYIFQDGGEGGRRPALSWTQRRGVILDVARGLEYLHHGVKPGIYHRDIKATNILLDADMRARVADFGLARRSREGQSHLTTRVAGTHGYLSPEYALYGQLTEKSDVYSFGVLVLEVMSGRRALDLSDPSGVVLITDWAWTLVKAGRAPEVIAEALREREGPAGVHAMERFVLVGILCAHVTVACRPTMPEALRMLEGDMDMPDLPERPQPYGQRMAFDEGEGNFSVSSVLGGPFMDFGDMLR